The Glycine soja cultivar W05 chromosome 6, ASM419377v2, whole genome shotgun sequence genome has a window encoding:
- the LOC114414121 gene encoding omega-hydroxypalmitate O-feruloyl transferase-like, whose translation MAPPWVQELHLNHLSIPITIAKMISVMPSRPIPVKPGDTLYLSNLDDMIGARVFTPTVYFYQSDNTSFSEKPVTKTLQCALADVLVPYYPLSGRLRETKNGKLEVFFGPDQGALIVEARSDIALAELGDLTAPNPDWEPLIFKFPDEEQYKVLEMPLVIAQVTLFRCGGFSLGLRLCHCICDGMGAMQFLGAWAATARTGTLVTDPEPCWDREIFKPRDPPEVKFPHMEFMTIEEGSNLTMSLWQTKPVQKCYRIKREFQNRVKDLAQPYDAAGCTTFDAMAAHIWRSWVKALDVRPLDYQLRLTFSVNARQKLQNPPLREGFYGNVVCVACTASSVSELVHGKLPQTTLLVRKARQSVSEEYLRSTVDFVEVDRPRQLEFGGKLTITQWTRFSIYKCADFGWGKPLYAGPIDLTPTPQVCVFLPEGEADCTCGSMIVCICLPESAAQKFTQALLLLDSVS comes from the coding sequence ATGGCTCCTCCATGGGTTCAAGAGCTCCATCTCAATCACCTGAGCATTCCTATAACCATTGCTAAAATGATTTCTGTCATGCCATCAAGGCCTATTCCTGTTAAACCAGGTGACACTTTATACCTTTCCAACCTCGATGACATGATCGGAGCTCGTGTTTTTACGCCTACGGTGTACTTCTATCAATCTGATAACACAAGTTTCTCCGAAAAACCTGTCACGAAAACACTGCAGTGTGCTCTGGCCGATGTTCTGGTGCCTTATTACCCTCTCTCAGGCAGGCTCAGAGAGACCAAGAATGGTAAACTAGAAGTGTTTTTCGGACCAGATCAAGGAGCACTCATCGTCGAGGCGCGGTCTGATATCGCCTTGGCTGAATTAGGAGACCTCACAGCTCCAAACCCAGATTGGGAGCCGTTGATCTTCAAGTTTCCCGACGAAGAACAATACAAAGTCCTTGAAATGCCACTGGTCATTGCTCAGGTTACCCTTTTCCGCTGTGGTGGATTTAGCCTTGGTTTGAGGCTGTGTCATTGCATCTGTGATGGCATGGGAGCTATGCAGTTCCTAGGTGCATGGGCTGCCACTGCAAGAACAGGAACACTAGTAACAGATCCTGAGCCATGTTGGGATAGGGAAATTTTTAAGCCTCGTGACCCTCCTGAGGTGAAATTTCCCCACATGGAGTTTATGACAATTGAAGAGGGATCCAACCTGACCATGTCACTATGGCAAACCAAGCCTGTTCAAAAGTGTTACAGGATCAAGCGCGAGTTCCAGAACCGCGTGAAGGATCTTGCTCAGCCATATGATGCTGCAGGCTGCACCACTTTTGATGCCATGGCAGCTCATATTTGGAGATCCTGGGTGAAAGCTCTTGATGTAAGGCCACTAGACTACCAACTTAGGCTAACATTTTCGGTCAATGCTCGGCAGAAGCttcaaaaccctccactgagagaAGGGTTTTATGGAAATGTGGTGTGTGTTGCTTGCACAGCAAGCAGTGTCTCAGAGCTTGTGCATGGAAAGCTCCCACAGACTACCCTTTTGGTCCGCAAGGCGAGACAGAGTGTCTCGGAGGAGTATTTGAGATCCACAGTGGATTTTGTTGAAGTAGATAGGCCAAGGCAGCTTGAGTTTGGTGGTAAACTAACCATAACTCAATGGACTAGGTTCTCAATTTACAAGTGTGCTGATTTTGGGTGGGGTAAGCCACTCTATGCTGGTCCCATAGATTTAACACCAACACCTCAAGTTTGTGTGTTTCTACCTGAAGGGGAAGCTGATTGTACTTGTGGTTCTATGATTGTGTGCATATGCTTGCCTGAGTCTGCTGCACAGAAGTTCACACAAGCCTTGCTGTTGCTCGATTCGGTTTCTTGA